Proteins from a genomic interval of Paenibacillus sp. FSL R5-0623:
- a CDS encoding cupin domain-containing protein, whose product MAEIVIRNTNERITGDENVRNFLNKYEVLYEKWDASKLNTDLQNNFGLTDEQKTEVLETYDYEIRDLAARRGYQIWDVITLSEQTPDIEEKLAKFEEIHTHAEDEIRAIVAGKGIFVIKATDDVGYFNVELSPGDVISVPENTPHFFTLMENKQIIAVRLFIEKDGWIADPYPDPTFIKQA is encoded by the coding sequence ATGGCTGAAATTGTTATCCGAAATACGAACGAACGCATCACTGGTGACGAAAATGTTCGAAATTTCTTGAACAAATACGAAGTATTATATGAGAAGTGGGACGCATCCAAACTGAACACTGATCTGCAAAATAACTTTGGATTAACTGATGAACAGAAAACCGAGGTTTTGGAAACTTACGATTATGAAATCAGAGATTTGGCTGCACGTCGCGGATACCAGATCTGGGATGTCATCACGCTGTCCGAACAAACACCAGATATCGAAGAAAAGCTGGCCAAGTTCGAAGAGATCCACACCCACGCTGAAGATGAGATTCGTGCGATTGTCGCTGGTAAAGGAATCTTTGTTATCAAAGCTACAGATGATGTCGGCTACTTTAATGTAGAACTGTCTCCTGGAGACGTTATCTCTGTACCTGAGAATACACCGCACTTCTTCACCTTAATGGAGAACAAACAAATTATTGCTGTACGTCTGTTCATCGAAAAAGATGGCTGGATTGCAGATCCATACCCTGATCCTACTTTTATCAAACAAGCCTAA